The Panicum virgatum strain AP13 chromosome 3N, P.virgatum_v5, whole genome shotgun sequence genome includes the window CACATCGGCCCATCCACAACAGCAGCAGGCCAGAACGGCGAGCAACACCAATTTAAACCAAGCAATGCAGAGAATTCGGATAGGCATACAGTAACGGCAGAATTTGCTACATCAAAAAAGATAGGCATACTCACAAAAGTACACTCACgcccctatgaacacacgtaagCAAACTCTACTTCTATGAGTATCTTCGAAGACCGAGCCGGCAAATTGTAACATTCTGCCTCTCTGAGGCCGGGCCCGTGTATATCTGGCACgtttaacctcggagttctttggagatcgacttccggaaaagaagttgcaacttgttggtatgagtatcctattaatcctattaagtccTGGGCCGGAATATCACAcaaattctcgagattgacgaagtcaccataggcgcctcgctgtcgacgagaacgtcgcctaccactgaatgcacaatgCCGTTAAATCCCAAAATATCCGCTCTCATGGAGAGTCGAAACCAGGACCTCAGATACAAAAAGGTGCATAATAGGTATCATCGGTAGCAACACGGACACAAAACAGACTAGTAGGGAAAGACTCTAGTACCAAGGAGCAACCCCAGTCTACTCGTCCTCCTGGCTGCGGAGCCTGGCGCGCTTAGGGTGTGTTTatttggtgaaaaagtttgagttttggtattgtagcatattttgttgttacttgacaaataacatctaattatagattaattagatttaaaagattcaccTCGtcctaatcagttagactgtgtaattagtttttttcaactgcatttaatactccatacatgtgtctaaTGATTCGATGTGAcacagttagactgtgtaattagttttttttcaactgcatttaatactccatacatatgtcgattcgatgtgacaggtacTGTGCAAAACCACGGTGAAAAGTGTGGCTTTGCACGAGGGGCAGCAGGACGACCAGCGGAGACAGGCACCATAGATCTTTGAATCGAACGGTAAAATGTTTTTACAACGACGTGGATGGCCTGACCGGCCACCGACCTTCGTGCGTTTCATATATAGAGAAGAATAAATCATCTTCTGCATCTTCTGCCTGGCTGTCGTGTATCCAGCCAAATCCAGTGCTGTGCTGCAACCTAAACTCACCAGTAACACACGGCCTACCTATGCAATTCCATGGAGATCAAAGAAACAAGTAGGCTTACAATTTCTAAAAACAATCTACGTAGTGGCCAAACccatcaaaattcaaatttctgTTCTGGTTTTCTAAACACTACTTATTCCTGTTTTCTAAAGCCTATCCAACACGACTACATTAGCAATCACACAGCTCGTTGTACAGGCCGCTGGGGCAAGATCTCAAAAATTCTCGGCTTTGACATCCGACGTTCGTGACACCTAGGTACGCAGGTACCTCTTCTTATTTCTGCTTGCCAGACTCGACGGGCTCAGGCTCGACCACCTCAGCTTCAATGGACTCGGGCTCGACCACCGGGGCATCATACTGTGGGGACGGGCTGGCGGGCTGCACCTGCGACTGTGTGGACCATTTGCTGGCAATGGCGGAGCTCATCATCTCGTAGATCTTCCCGCTGAGCTCGGCCGGGTTGTCAGGCTGCAACATTATGCAGGTATGAGTTGATATGGAATTGCAACTGATGGTAAAAGGCAGTGCTGATAGAGGTGGCGCAGATAGTCAAATCAAAGTACAGATCCTCGTATCCATACACACATTACACGAGACTTCAGAGTGCCACTACCACCACGATTGAATGATAATGATAATAACCAAACAACTGTTCAGAATTTGGGCGAGCACATTGAGTTTGCCTTGTCCTATCTAACACTTGCAAATAGTGCTTAAGCTaaatttttttcctattttgtGAAAAGGAAATGAGATAGGGTCTTGCCATGCTCATGTTTCCAGATATAAAACAGAGGTTCAGACAGCAAACCAAAAGCAAGGATTCTAGGACATAAAAAATTCAATGATGTTAATGAGATTGAAAACAATAGCATACTCACCGTAAAGCCACTTGAAATCATAGCAGTTTCAAATAGGACATCCAGAACCTTTAGAGCTTCAGAGTCATCAGGGTTGTTTCTGCAAGCAACCTGCATTTGCAAGTTAAAATTTGTTAGAATGGAACACCCAAGAGGTACTTGGTCTAAAATAACAGAATTATCACAATGAATCATCAAGATATATGCAACTTTTAGCACTTCCAAATTCGACCAACAAGTGAGATAGCCAATAGCATGTTGAGAACTTACGTTCAAGCCCTTAATTATCTCGTGATCTGGGTTTATCTCGAATACTTTCCTCGATCGCATGAAATCCAAAGAAGATGTGTCACCCATAGACTGTGCCCTCATCAACCTGTTAACAAACAGTGAGGAATTATTAAATTTGTTGGATTTTATAGTTATAAAGATCAGGAAATCATTACAAAGTGAAAATAGACACTAACCTCTCCATATTGGCAGACCAGCCAAACTTGGCTGCAACGAGAACACATGGTGATGAACTGAGACGATTAGATATGTCAACACGTGCAATCTTGTCACCTAAGCGTTTCTTGATCCAGTCACAGGTTTGGCTGAACTCCTGCTTTatctccttttctctttcctcGTTCTTATCGCCTAAGGTACATTTGCATATCACAATAAGAAACAAGAAGAATCACTAAGATAAAAGATTTTGCTGTCTCAATTTTAAATAAATAATATGAACTACAAAGAGACAAGTGTGTCCAAGGCAGAAGTTTAGCGAACTGCATAAATTAAACAAATCATGGATTCACATTTAATGTACTAATAACACGGTGATTATTGCAGAAGGTAACAAAAAGgacaaaaccttgccacaataAGGCAGGTATTTCTCAGCATCCAGTAGGTAATAGGAGATTGATTCGCAACACTTTTATGTGCATACCTAAGTCCAAATCTTCCTTGCTAATGTCCACGAATTTCTTATCCTTGTAGGAGCTCAGATTCTGGATAGCCACTTCATCCATAGGGTCAACCAAAAGTAGAACCTACAAAAAAAGAAGTAACCCATTTGAAGTTAGAGCTAACATCACACAAACTAATCTCATTTCTGGAATAATTAACATTCTATACACTCATTTGCCTGAATGTTTGCAGGGTTATTTTTGTTCATAATATTGGGCTATTTGTGTTTCTCTTATGTCTTGTGTCTTTTTTATGCTTCTcttatccttgtttcttttgggtttcatctctagcctaccccaacttgcttgggacaaaaggctatgttgttgtataAGTATAAAGCCCAGTTGTAGTATAGGGCTATTTGAATGACATAGCCTAAATAGACCATGGACATAGCGAAAACCCAAAAATCCTTAGATGTAGCATAAATCCCAGTTGTTCTAATAACAACTGAGCGAACAGTGTCCCAATACCCCCATACAACACAGTGCAGCCACAGCCGTAGCATTTCCAGAATGGCCACAAAGCACTTTAGCACTGCATGGCAATTGCTTATTCCTTAGGTGCCCTAATTTCAATGGTTAGATTGGTCACTACCACATCTCTTTAGGTCGTGTTTCCATACTCTCAGTCTAGTTCATGGTGAAGGTAGATGATTTCAACTTCTGTATCCATGTAGAGCCCCTCCATTTCACCAATTATTATAGTTTTTACTGGCTTCTTTCCACACATTTGCCCAACTAAGGTCGAAAACAAGGGGAACAGACTCATGTAAGCAGTGTTTCAAAGGCGACAAGGCGACCCAAGGCAAACTGTGTACTCATCACGCAAGGCAAACTGTGTACGCCTCATCGCCTAGGCGGCGCATAGACAACAAGGCCTAACTGTTCCCCAAGGCAAGCTGGGTCCGCCCGGGTGCCTAGGGGGTGACTATGTGACGCCTTTGAAACACTGCATGTAATTGAACTATATGCGGGTCAGGTCCTGAAACTACCCCAGCCATTATTCAACGAACAATTTGGCAGCTGTGATGAATGGACTCAATAACAAAATACAGTAAAACCAAAAATAACCAGCTAAACAAGAAATACTCAAAAAGTTCAATATTCTATTTGTAATAACAGTAAGATATCTTTGGTTCTTACCTCATACTCTTTCTCAGTGAGTTTCTCTAAGAAAGGAGCATTTTTGGCACTGTTCAGACTGTCTGCAGCAATGAAGTAAATGTCCTTCTGCTCAGGTTTCATGTTCTCCACATATTCATCcaagctaattaattcatcattgcTCTGAGAAGAGAAGAATCGCAacaaaggagcaattctcttATGGTTTTCCTTGTCTTCCATGGCACCAAGCTTTAAAAATTTTCCATAATTCTCCCAAAACCTTTCATAATCCTACAATAAATTTCGGATGAGAAAGCTGAAAGGCATGGCACCGTGACCCATGAGGAAAGTTGAAAACTTACATCTCTGTTTTCACTGCAAGAAATACCAAGAATCATATCAAAGGCCTTCCGCACTAGCCTCTTTCTCATTATCCGCACCTATTAAAAATGAACAATAAGATTAGTATTTGGAGTGTTGAAGGGACAGAGACATGAAAAGAAATCCCCCATCAAGCAGCTTACAATTCGACTTTCTTGAAGGATCTCACGAGAGACATTCAATGGAAGGTCATTTGAGTCAACGACACCCTTCACAAAGCTCAAATATcttgggaactggccaaacaCAGTGATCAACATCAGATTTACCTGGCAGTAAAATTTTACAAAACAATGAAGAATAGGTGCTAAGTATTGAGCATACCAATTCTCCATCAAAGTCATCTGATATGAATACACGCTTAACATAAAGCCTGATGTTCTTGGTCTTCCTGTCAGTTATGTCTTCCTTCTTTGTAGCCGGAACAAAAAGAATTGATCTGAATTCTACCTCACCCTGCATCAATTAGACCAGGCAGGACCACTTGCATGTGACAATGTTATCATAAAAATCGAATTTAGCATAGTAGCCACCTAAGTAGATCATAGAAGTAGGAGCTATTGAAAGATCAACTGTCCACAATGTGTTTAAAAAGGAGGTCAAACTTATGAAAGAAGATTAGAGCTGCCATAACTACAGTGCCAATATCTTCTTCAACAATAAATATATCTAATACATTTGTTGTCATGTTACACAAATCTGCAGTGTTTGTTTAGATTTTTATTATTATGATATTTTTATCTcaaacacacacaaaaaaaacttTGATAAAAGCAGTTACAGAGCATGAAGtatggaaaggaaaaaaaaaacatgactcAAAGCACATATAGGGCACACTGCACAAATCACCATATAGCCATGTATACTATGAGATCTAAAGCAACCATGATAGTCATAACTGTTTACTGACCAAAACAAAGAAATGGCAAACAACCAATATAAAAGCAAACACAACATACCTCTGTAGTGAAGTGGGAGGATGCCAAAGGATCCAAGTACTCATTGAAGGTTTTCTTGAAAAATTCATTGTACTCCTCAGTTGAAACCTCTTTAGGGTTTCGAAGCTGCCAACAGCACAAACAGGTACCATAACGTTTGCACATTTACAATTTTGAAAGTACATGTATAAAATCATGATTATATCAACAAAGATAACATAAATAATTCTTACCCAGATAGGTTGTGTTTCATTTGTAAGCTCCCAATCCCAATACTTCTCCACAACTGTCttggtctttttctttttctgtgaACAAGAGTACAACACAATTTAGTTCACATTAAAGCAGCGCAAAATCAAGAGTTCCAGCTGCTTATATATTTACCTCTGCTTGGGTTTCACTGTCGCCTTCTTTTTTGGTTTCTGCTGGATCCTCATCAACCTCAACCTAGATGATACATGCATGCCAAATGTAAGTAATTTCTTGGTGCAAAATAGCAAAGAGACGAAAGAGAGAATATTCACCTCTTTTGTGAAGCCCTTTTCTTGCCACATGTAAATTGGGAAGGAAACAAACTGAGAGTAGTTCTTTACAAGTTTCTGGATCCTTTCAGGGTGAGCAAAACCCTTGTCGTCACGCTGAAATGGAAAGCATAATAATTAAAATAGGGCAAATAGATAGAAGTTACATCACATTGGGATAAGCTGACAGACCTTGAGGTAGAGAGTAAGACGAGTTCCTCTAGGAATGAGCTTCTCCGGATCCTTTTCCTCTCTAATGGTATAAGAACTGgaatctgcttctccttcccaAACATATTGTTTGTCAGATTTTGGGCTCTTTGTTGACACAACCACCTATTGCATAAGAGTGAAAATACCAATTTAATACTTAGAAATTATGGACAGACATAGGATACAAGGACAGCAGGAAAGGAAAGTCAAAATCTAAGAGTATGAGCACATGAACAGAGGAATTTTAGCTCGTTAATAACCAATTATACAGATATACAGACAAATCATGGTAACAGTATACCTTATCCGCAACAAGAAATGCAGAATAGAATCCAACACCAAATTGGCCAATCAAGTTGCTGTCCATGCCAGCTTCTTGACTCTCCTGTTGTACAGAGTACAGTAGACAGTATAAACCATAAATATTGCAGAATTTAAGACTTGGAAAAATTACAAACAGAGAACATCATCTTCAGCAAGATAAAACCTTCAATGCCTTCAGGAACTTGGCAGTTCCACTGCTTGCAATAGTCCCAAGAGAATCAACAAGTTCTTGCTTCGTCATGCCAATTCCAGAATCGCTGAAGATAAAGAGCAAATGCAGGCCAGAATGAAAATCACTTCCCAACAAAGAAATTGCGTGGTACGTCTATGATCTGCTGCAAGTAACTAATACTTACGTAATCATTACTAATCCATTATCCTTGTCTGTTTGGATGCGAATGTCAAGTTCAGGACCATCCTTCAGAAGCTCAGGATCAGTGACACTCAGATAACGCAACTTATCAAGTGCATCACTAGCATTGCTGCAAGcacaaataaaagaaaatgaaagGGCAAACTAAGTCCGAGGAATTGAAATCCATAACACAGTCGTTACATAACAATTGACAACAGGTCACAATCCCAATTCAACCAAATACCATGACAAGGAACAAGATGTTGTACTTGAGGGAACACTTAAGCTAGCTGAAACTAGTTATTCTTAAAAATGCAACCCACCCACCTGACCAATTCTCGAAGGAAGACTTCCTTGTTACTATACAATCTGTGCACAATCAAATCCATGAGCCTGTTGACCTGTGAATCACATTGAGGAAACACCATTGCATCACTTATAACCAAACATCAGCAGAAGTTAGCACAAAATTAGCCAAAATTCACTACATAAGTACCTCCGCCTGGTACTCATGCTTCTCAGCTGGCGGCATGTCTGTGGAGTCAACTGCAGCCGCACTCGACTCATAGCGTCTCCCAACAAGGGCACCATCCATCAGCTTAAGGGATGCAACATTGCTGGTTCCAGTAACCTTGGGCGCCGCAAGCACTGAGAGCAACCTTTTCTGTTGCTGAGGAGCTCCCTGCGCTCCATTGCTCGCCTGATATCACAGAATAAAACAGATATAACTTAACAGGTAACTGGGTCAAGTCAGTTTGGACCGTTAAAttagatgataataataacaaTTCTCAACTATTGAACTGTACATTTGCACGGTGGTTCACCAACAAAGTAGAAGGCAATCACTAAAAATGAATGGTAAATAGCATAATGAATAAAACCGACACCATTCCTTTAAACCTAAGCGCCAATTCAAGTATGCCCGTCAGATCGACCCAAAGCAAACTGCCCAATTCGCCGATTCGGGCGGACGAATGAGTACGGACCTATCCCGGCTAATCGCGAGCCACTACATGGCTCCGGATGATGGCGACCAAGCAAACAGGGCAAAGCAGAATGCCGCACGTACCGGGCGGGTCGGCGGAGCCGAGGCGGCGGagacggcgggggcggcgccggcggccgcgcggctgcgggcggcggcggcggcgcagagggatCGCCTGGAGGCCCCGAGCATCTTCCGCTTCCCCTGCCAAGCACGCCAAGGGCGAGGGAGGCCGGGGTGGCCGAGTCGGAGCAGTGGAAACGAGGGACGCCGCGAGGGTTTAGGAGGCGGGTAGGGTTTTGGTAGGCTGGGGGAACAGGGAAGAAGGTGTATAAATGGCGTGCGCCTTGCAGGGCAAGAAGAAGAGAGGGGCCAGGTCGCTGACTTGGTGGGTCCACTAGCGGGGCCGAAGCGGCAGAAGGTTCTGGAGCGCGAGGGTTGGGACAAATGCTGCGAGGACAATTACTTGAcgatgacaagtgggccccgccGAGGCCTGGAATGGTATGTGACCCGCATGTCAGTAGGGTTAGTGTTGCTGCTGCTCCCTGTCGCCGGTTCGGAAGGCTCCAGACGTGGGGAGGGGCTCCCGGTAAGTTTCCTTCCATGACATGTGGGTCCACGTGGTATGTTCGCCCACCTGTCACTGAGCTACGGCAGTGTGGTACGTAGTATACTGCTGGTAGGTCGATATTTTCACGACGCAGGAGAAGGTTCTCGGAATCTCGGCGCTAGAGAGGCCGCGGAGGCTGCTCATgtgtttggaaaaaaaaatcacatccaGATATGCAAAGCTTTCTTATGTCGCCTCGCCTAATTAATTTGCTCTTGGGTCACGAAGAATCATACAGAGCAAGGGCAATAACGTAGCCCGCTGGCCGGCTGCGTGCGCGGCCATGCGCCCGTTGCTGAACCTGCTGCCGGCTGCATGCTACCGCTTCACTTTATGCAGGCCCACGATCAAACAGCAAAACGCTTTCTTTAGCCGGCGGTGAGGAAAACGCTTGTTTCTCCTCTTTTCTCCACTTACGATTTAGTTTTTTTAGCTcactataatacttgctctaaagaAAGTAGTGGTAAATCCCTATCCATATTCCATACAGTCTTTCGACACAAAAGAAAAATGTAGATGCATTGGTTAAAAATGACTAAAAATCGCATATTGAACCGTTATTGGAATATGCGCTACTTAAAagagttagagcatctccaagaattttttatattttctttCCTAAATTTGTTGTTTACCAACTCCCCGAATTAAtatgagaagagaaaaaaatatcCATTTCCAACAATTCCCCATTTTTTCTTCCCAACAATCAAAAATTGTGGACCCACAATGCCTCGCTTAttcccggcgccggcgtcgctgACAAGGAAGCACATGCCCGTCTCCTAGACCTTGGCGGCGAGTGCGACGTAGGCATGGTGTCGTTGTGCCCCTGCTAGTTCTTTTTTCGCGAACGTGCCTTAGcatgtatttcattaagagggaaGCAGGTTACAAACATAACTTGATGCTGGCCAAACAGGAGTTGACCGGCACAAGCACACAAAGGACTAACAACAGagaaaaaactgaaaaaaaaggCCAGTGAAAACAAATGGCCCTTGAACTAGTAGAACGAGGACCATAGAGCAGAATTGAAGACCTCACCAACCCGCCAAGACCCACCAACGACCTAACACAGATGAACCTACATGAAGAACAACATCACCGAGGCCGCCGACTGAGACCACAAAAACGACTAGAGGGTGGCCAAGCATCCACCATAAGAAGCAGCTCCatagcggcaaagcatccgctagAGACGACCAATAAGCAGCGCAAACATGGCGGCAAAACATCCGCCAGAGTAGTAGTAAGGGCAGCAAAGTATCCGCCTGACCGAGCGCACCAGGGgaggcaaagcatccgccagcacaacgacggcaaagcatccgtcaAAGCAGTCACAACACAAGCAGACCATGGTGATGAAGCGTCAATGAAGCATAGGTAGGTAACACCCAAGAGGCCGACCACACTAGGCGTGAAGAAGTCCCAAGACGACGCCCTCAAGAGGGACCATGACGCACCAGGTGCTAACGTCGCCAGTCAGCACCGGACGTGGTTTTCACCAGAGAAGCAGGGCGGATCGCCGCGACAGCAGCCGACGAACTGAAGCAGATAGACCGAGGCAAAGCCAAAGGCGACGGTAGAGACACGGAGACCAAGACCAGCAATGGAGGCATGGAGGTGTCCCGACGCCCCCAACAGAGACATGACGCACCAGGCACCATCGTCGCCAGTCCGCAGCACGGACATGGTTTTCACCTGGAGGAAAGACCTCCATGCCAGGGTCAATGGGGCAGCGGAGGCCGGAGCCGCCATCCAGGCCCccggaggggcggcgcaagCTGCGGCGCGACCATGGCCCACCGGTCACCACAAGGCCCCGCCCAGCGAAGACCcgggagggcggcagcggcggcagccgcCCATGGCCcaccagaggcggcggcgcggccagagCCTTCCCCCGCCACCTGAGGAAGCGAAGACGTGAGGAGGCGGCGCCCCCCACAGATCTGGCGCACCCGAGGGGCGGCGGCAAGGGGAAGCAGCAGATCCGGCCCGGGGAACGCCAGATCCGGCGAGGGAGaggccggctccggctccgacgGCCGGCAGCGGGGCGTCAAGTCGAGGCAAGATGGCCGGCAGAAGGGGAAGTggaggaagggagagggaagAGAGGAAGGGGAACCGACTTCGGCTcggccaggccgccgccgccgcccggacggtcaccggcgacggcggtggccacTGGCTGCGGCAACGACAGGGCGGGCGGACCGCGGCGCGTGGGCGCCTCCCGAGTCGCCTGGGAGAGCGacgcgggaggggagggggctgcTAGTTCTCGGCGCACGCAGGCCATGTTGCTGCCTCTCCGCGCATGCCGCACCTTTGCTCCCCGTGCAGGTGCAGGCCCTGCGAGGGGCCACCGCTTCCCACGcatgctgctccaccggccgccTTGCCGTGCAGGCCGCTACTTTTGCAGGTCTCACTGGTCTGCCCCTGCTGACATGCGTGAGGGACATCCGAGCCAGAGCCGAGAGACCTCGAGCAGGCGGACCCAGAAAGCCGCTGGCCATGGCGACGACGCGGGCGGCGTGCAGCGCCTCGCACCTTCcgcaggaggaggcggcgcgcgtgGAGGCCGATGTGCGGGTCTACTTCAACAGCGTCCCGAGGCGCCCGGCCAAGCCGCCGCGCAGTGACCCGTtggaggacggcggcgcagaggccgGCGTCGGGGACCACGACTTGCCGGAGCTCCGCAAGCTGCACGACCTCGAGGATAGGGAGAGGACGCCGGACAATCGCGGGAAGAAGATGCGCCACGGAAAAAAAAACACCCGTCGGAGTTCGGATTGGGAGCCAGAGGAGCGTGCGCATATATAGGCACAAAGTAGATCAATTTGCCAATTATTAAGTAGACGGAGAAGTTGGATAGAAAATTATTGGAGAgtattttttccttcttttccaAAAAATCAAGGATGGGGAGGAGAGATTGAAAACTCTTGGAGATCTCTTAAAATGCGATGCTTTTCGCATTTTGTTCCCAAGATCCGATTAAGCTCAGGGCTGCTCCGGCATGGCATAGGCTGATTGGCATTgccatttcttagtttttgtggGAGATGAGTGTCCAGGAGATCTAAGTTATGTATAGAATCTAATGGACAAGGCTGCCTGTGTGGATTATCTTCTGTGACGGATAAGGTACGCCAAGGCGCCAAATACAAGTCATCCATAAAACCACCGGCCTCCCTCATTGGCATGGCATGTGGGGGCACTTGTTACCTGAATTTCCTTATAGAACTGTAGAAGCACATTTTTTTCATAACTAAATTGTTTCATCTCATACGTACAATGCATTTTGCCCACGATGATGATTTTCTAAATAACATAGTAAAACCCTCGGCAATATCAGGGCTGCAAATCTAATAACGAAGATCCAGGCCAAATCTTAGCGCTGCAAACGCATAACTCAGGAAAAACTTAAGCAGCAGATCTTACCGGGACCATCTGCACAACATATGTTTCTTTCTTTGTCTACATCAGGTTACTATTCCAAACCTATATATGAAGAACAGCAGAGGATACGAGACTAGTTGTTACATTGTAGAGCATATTGCTCTCACACCAAAACAGCTCTTGGACCACTTAGAACTTGCGCACGCGGGCTCCCCCCAATGGAGCTCGAGGAGAAGAGTGAAGGGAATGATTCAAGGTGCTTCACGAGCATCAGGGTTCCAGCTTCAAGGAGACAACCCGAGACTTCCTGTTCTGCTTGGCCGCCCTCACAAACACCACGGAGAGGCATGATGGtgcccaccatggccgccggacTTCTTGCTCACCCTTAGGCAGGCGACTGGATGTTGATTTAACAGTTAGCAGGACTCACATAAAGCATTATTCATAGTTCAGGCACGGTGTTTCAGAGATTACATTATATAAGCTTGACATCTCAATACTACAAAAAAGAACAGCTCCATCTTATAAGCCTCTGATGGAGCTGTTgttggagccctgccaaagggGGGCTGCTAAAGGGCTGCCTAGAGTTCATGGCAAACATACCCGATATTCAGCAGTATATTTAGAAAATTAGAACTCACATCTTACTAGTCGCTATGCTAACAACATTGGACTCACAGTGATAGCATCCAAAACAGAATGAACCAAAATAGTAGTGTATCGTGCACCCTATTTCCTTTCAGTCTCCCCCTTATTATTCTTGAAGTGCTGATGGATCAATGTTATCAATGAGTCAACATTCTTAAGAGATCAGTCCATAACAAGGTAGGCACGCTGTATTCCTGGAGCGAATGATGCTGAGGCCTGCCTAACCTTTGAACAATATATCCCCCTGCCCGACTTACTTGTTTTTAAGGTGTAGGTACTAGGTACAGCCACAAAATGTGCATGTTAGAGAATTCATTTCCAACTATATGCTACAGTATTTTAGCAGCAAATCCCATACTACCATTTTCGCCATTCCACATGACAAGTCTATGTGCTTTTATGTATAATAGTGGGCTAAATTCTTGAACGTCAACGAGTTAGGATATCCAAGGGCGGATCCAACGTGGGGGCAGGGGGGGCTAAAGCCCCCCTACCCCCAATGCAGCAGTgaagcccccctccccccctcccccccctccATTTTTTGCGCCATGGGAAGGAGCTTAGGAGGGGCTGGAGCCTGGCTGAAGGTTGACGAAGGAGATTTTGCCGTCGCGTCCGCCGTCCGGCTTGCCTGCGTCTGGCTATTGGTCCCCAACTCCCCATCAGTCCTAGCCCGCATATGCCACAGCCCAAAGAATTAGGTCGGCCCAATCCCAAACAAAATGACCCATCCGGCCCGGCAACCCcacaaaaatataaaacccTACCACAAGTCCGGGATCCCCCTGGCAGCAGCCTGGCTACCGACCGGCCGCCACCCAACGCAACCTGGGGGCTGGCCAGCTGGGGGAGGGGCACGCCGGCCCCGAGCCCGACGTTCGCCGGCTGCCACCGCCTTCTTCGCCGTCCGGCCGTCCGTCGAGCCGCCAAGGCGCCA containing:
- the LOC120666333 gene encoding heat shock protein 90-6, mitochondrial-like; protein product: MLGASRRSLCAAAAARSRAAAGAAPAVSAASAPPTRPASNGAQGAPQQQKRLLSVLAAPKVTGTSNVASLKLMDGALVGRRYESSAAAVDSTDMPPAEKHEYQAEVNRLMDLIVHRLYSNKEVFLRELVSNASDALDKLRYLSVTDPELLKDGPELDIRIQTDKDNGLVMITDSGIGMTKQELVDSLGTIASSGTAKFLKALKESQEAGMDSNLIGQFGVGFYSAFLVADKVVVSTKSPKSDKQYVWEGEADSSSYTIREEKDPEKLIPRGTRLTLYLKRDDKGFAHPERIQKLVKNYSQFVSFPIYMWQEKGFTKEVEVDEDPAETKKEGDSETQAEKKKKTKTVVEKYWDWELTNETQPIWLRNPKEVSTEEYNEFFKKTFNEYLDPLASSHFTTEGEVEFRSILFVPATKKEDITDRKTKNIRLYVKRVFISDDFDGELFPRYLSFVKGVVDSNDLPLNVSREILQESRIVRIMRKRLVRKAFDMILGISCSENRDDYERFWENYGKFLKLGAMEDKENHKRIAPLLRFFSSQSNDELISLDEYVENMKPEQKDIYFIAADSLNSAKNAPFLEKLTEKEYEVLLLVDPMDEVAIQNLSSYKDKKFVDISKEDLDLGDKNEEREKEIKQEFSQTCDWIKKRLGDKIARVDISNRLSSSPCVLVAAKFGWSANMERLMRAQSMGDTSSLDFMRSRKVFEINPDHEIIKGLNVACRNNPDDSEALKVLDVLFETAMISSGFTPDNPAELSGKIYEMMSSAIASKWSTQSQVQPASPSPQYDAPVVEPESIEAEVVEPEPVESGKQK